A section of the Borrelia coriaceae genome encodes:
- a CDS encoding chromosome replication/partitioning protein, giving the protein MKIKLNKRALEDRNLSEHEKILTHYNKLKEKLIINFKDEIFSKIETMKILKEIKDKGYYKLDGYKNFIDFILNFNLAKTQVYNYLKIATAMEEGLINDDFILKNGFNQTLSFIKTNNSATLKKSRQNSIKPLRFQLKSQESYTFYKQNAKFTGFILDKLFLSKKDLLEDFMKEFKSLEDC; this is encoded by the coding sequence ATGAAAATAAAATTAAATAAGAGAGCTTTAGAAGATAGGAATTTATCAGAGCATGAAAAAATATTAACTCATTATAATAAATTAAAAGAGAAATTGATTATAAATTTTAAAGATGAAATTTTCTCTAAAATAGAAACAATGAAAATTTTAAAGGAAATCAAAGACAAAGGATATTATAAGTTGGATGGCTATAAAAATTTCATTGATTTTATATTAAATTTTAATTTAGCAAAAACACAAGTGTATAATTATTTAAAAATAGCCACAGCAATGGAAGAAGGATTAATAAATGATGATTTTATTTTAAAAAATGGGTTTAATCAAACTTTGTCTTTCATTAAAACCAATAATAGTGCAACACTAAAAAAATCAAGACAAAATTCAATAAAACCATTAAGATTTCAACTTAAGAGTCAAGAAAGTTATACTTTTTATAAACAAAATGCTAAATTTACAGGATTTATATTGGACAAGCTTTTTTTAAGTAAAAAAGATTTGCTAGAAGATTTTATGAAAGAATTTAAAAGTTTGGAAGACTGTTAA
- a CDS encoding DUF226 domain-containing protein, with amino-acid sequence MESILERLRKKELEIKGKRDKLIFVKIESNNNKTLYHTKIMKDLYAFGINKNQRNKFFISFRKLFNRERIESFHLFSLKDDDKFLGIFYGYRKPIKNVVTRYEDNGIMKTSTFSKAYYIEFRFKKGSVFCYLKEISYLLKKDKSNTKYSKFLIEKLANLEKQIYEFYGKNLPDGGFINKWIEKKLQ; translated from the coding sequence GTGGAAAGTATATTAGAACGCCTTAGAAAAAAGGAATTAGAGATTAAAGGAAAAAGAGACAAGCTTATCTTTGTTAAGATAGAAAGTAATAATAACAAAACTTTGTACCACACAAAAATAATGAAAGATTTATATGCGTTTGGAATTAATAAAAATCAAAGGAACAAATTTTTCATTTCATTTAGAAAATTGTTTAATAGAGAAAGAATAGAGTCTTTTCATTTATTTTCTTTAAAAGATGATGACAAGTTTTTAGGTATTTTTTATGGATATAGAAAACCAATTAAAAATGTAGTAACAAGGTATGAAGATAATGGTATCATGAAAACATCTACTTTTTCAAAAGCCTATTACATAGAATTTAGATTTAAAAAAGGAAGTGTCTTTTGTTATTTGAAAGAAATCTCTTATTTACTCAAAAAAGATAAGTCGAATACAAAGTATTCCAAATTTTTAATTGAGAAGCTTGCAAATTTAGAGAAGCAAATATACGAATTTTATGGTAAAAATTTGCCAGATGGGGGTTTTATAAATAAATGGATAGAAAAAAAACTACAATAA
- a CDS encoding plasmid maintenance protein: MKDTEKNNNKHQHKLIILISTLNYMNLKLKKYTQSDILYYFNKNIKQNKYKSAKIKTLQNYLYKLNKIFGVTLNYYRHLGVNMGTEIHYSLKYSKKECYRIINKHFINKKEERHQNRVNAYLEKTCTKNSNVKKEECYYNTYNREKKNNTKCIEKIQVHKYATKCKFKTNTFFSILNLELKKNDTIEILKALKRTENFFQNGVYKKESAIKPKEIKLKNKQLELTKILNEMKIGLKNEGYNSEQLNTQIQNVYEYYKYKPHFIIESNKYNDLKKIIKKLKKTIGHVKITTKETEEMKNNIFSILLDQFKHKVDVSILAPILKSYLNKQDKLEYGKVFSNHYYYAILSIINNNKSCLKAEKFERIIS, translated from the coding sequence ATGAAAGATACAGAAAAGAACAATAATAAACATCAACACAAATTAATCATTTTAATATCTACACTAAATTACATGAACTTAAAATTAAAAAAATACACTCAAAGTGACATACTTTATTATTTTAATAAAAATATTAAACAAAATAAATACAAATCTGCTAAAATTAAAACTCTACAAAACTATCTTTATAAATTAAACAAAATATTCGGTGTCACACTAAATTATTACAGACATTTGGGCGTAAATATGGGTACTGAAATTCATTACTCACTTAAGTACTCCAAGAAAGAATGCTACCGTATCATCAATAAACACTTTATAAATAAAAAAGAAGAAAGACATCAAAACCGTGTTAATGCATATCTTGAAAAGACCTGTACTAAAAATAGCAATGTAAAAAAAGAGGAGTGTTATTATAATACTTATAATAGAGAAAAGAAGAATAACACAAAATGTATAGAAAAAATACAAGTTCATAAGTACGCTACAAAATGTAAATTCAAAACAAACACTTTCTTCTCTATTTTGAACTTAGAATTAAAAAAAAATGATACAATTGAAATATTGAAAGCACTTAAAAGAACTGAGAACTTCTTTCAAAATGGCGTATACAAAAAAGAAAGTGCTATTAAACCGAAAGAAATTAAACTTAAGAATAAACAACTAGAGTTAACCAAAATATTAAATGAAATGAAAATTGGCTTAAAAAATGAAGGATATAACAGTGAACAATTGAATACTCAAATACAAAATGTGTACGAATATTATAAGTATAAACCCCATTTTATCATAGAAAGTAACAAATACAACGATTTAAAAAAGATTATAAAAAAACTTAAGAAAACAATTGGACATGTTAAAATCACAACAAAAGAAACAGAAGAAATGAAAAATAACATATTTAGCATACTTCTTGATCAATTCAAACATAAAGTAGACGTATCAATTTTAGCGCCGATATTAAAGAGCTATTTAAATAAACAAGATAAATTAGAGTATGGCAAAGTATTTAGTAACCATTATTATTATGCCATTTTGAGTATAATAAATAACAATAAAAGTTGTTTAAAAGCAGAAAAATTTGAAAGAATTATCAGTTAA
- a CDS encoding ParA family protein, protein MDRKKTTIITVASIKGGVGKSTSSIIFATLLSQKYKVLLIDMDTQASTTSYYSPKLSKLDVNLIDKNVYEVLKNNLSINNAIFVIDKNLDLIPSYLSLHQFNMEPIPFKEMKLKKQLKQLEIDYDYILIDTNPSLDFTLVNALVCSNYIIVPMTAEKWAVESLELFEFFVGKLDLSLSVFILVTRFRKNNTHKYLLDILRSKNNFLGTVSEREDLNKRLAEDSTFDLNKDYIHEYQKALDCFLREI, encoded by the coding sequence ATGGATAGAAAAAAAACTACAATAATCACCGTTGCATCTATTAAAGGTGGTGTTGGAAAAAGCACAAGCTCAATTATATTTGCAACTTTACTGTCCCAAAAATATAAAGTACTTTTAATAGATATGGATACACAAGCTTCTACTACTAGTTATTATTCTCCTAAACTTTCAAAATTAGATGTAAACCTTATAGATAAAAATGTTTATGAAGTTTTAAAAAACAATTTGAGCATTAACAATGCAATATTTGTTATTGATAAAAATTTAGATTTAATACCAAGTTATTTAAGTTTACATCAGTTTAATATGGAACCAATTCCTTTCAAAGAGATGAAACTTAAAAAACAATTAAAACAATTAGAAATTGATTATGACTATATACTAATTGATACAAATCCTAGTTTAGACTTCACTTTGGTAAATGCTTTAGTTTGTAGTAATTATATAATAGTCCCAATGACAGCAGAAAAATGGGCAGTTGAAAGTTTAGAGTTATTTGAATTCTTTGTCGGTAAGTTGGATTTATCTCTTTCTGTTTTTATATTAGTTACTAGATTTAGGAAAAATAATACTCACAAATATCTTCTTGATATTTTAAGGTCTAAGAATAATTTTTTAGGAACTGTATCTGAAAGAGAAGATTTGAATAAGAGACTAGCGGAAGATAGTACTTTCGATTTAAATAAAGATTATATACATGAATATCAAAAAGCATTGGATTGCTTTTTAAGAGAAATTTAG